A stretch of the Methanomicrobia archaeon genome encodes the following:
- a CDS encoding response regulator yields MKQILVVEDNEANMYLIRFILSSAGYEVLEAWSGEEGVERALSEKLDLVIMDIQLPGIDGLEATRRIRQSKTDGKIPIVALTSYAMVGDREKALAAGCTGYIEKPINPETFMAEIEKFL; encoded by the coding sequence GGTAGTGGAGGATAATGAGGCCAATATGTACCTCATCCGTTTTATTTTGAGCAGCGCGGGGTATGAGGTGCTCGAGGCATGGAGCGGCGAGGAGGGTGTAGAACGCGCATTAAGCGAGAAGCTGGACCTGGTAATCATGGACATCCAGCTCCCGGGCATAGACGGCCTGGAGGCCACAAGGCGGATAAGGCAGTCGAAAACAGATGGCAAAATTCCCATTGTTGCCCTGACCTCATATGCTATGGTCGGAGACCGGGAGAAGGCACTGGCAGCGGGCTGCACCGGCTATATCGAGAAACCTATCAATCCGGAGACGTTCATGGCGGAGATTGAGAAATTCTTATGA